One Cucurbita pepo subsp. pepo cultivar mu-cu-16 chromosome LG11, ASM280686v2, whole genome shotgun sequence DNA window includes the following coding sequences:
- the LOC111806030 gene encoding nucleosome assembly protein 1;2-like, which produces MSNNKDNFNVSDLGSALNEEDRAGLVNALKSKIQSLAGQHSDVLENLSPVVRKRVEALREIQSQHDELEAKFFEERLALEAKYQKLYQPLYSQRFDIVNGVVEAEGVAKESAAGQEEDKEAAEKGVPDFWLSAMKNNEVLAEEITERDEGALKYLKDVKWCRIDNPKGFKIDFFFDTNPFFKNSVLSKTYHMIDEDEPILEKAIGTEIEWYPGKCLTQKLLKKKPKKGSKNAKPITKTENCESFFNFFSPPQVPDDDEDIDEDTAEELQNQMEQDYDIGSTIRDKIIPHAVSWFTGEAIQDEDFEDMDNDDDDDDNDDDEEDEDDEEDDEEDDDEDEDEDQGKSRKKLSAGNKKGGRGAAAGGDGQQQGERPPECKQQ; this is translated from the exons ctCTCAATGAGGAGGATCGAGCAGGCCTCGTCAACGCTCTCAAG AGTAAGATACAGAGCCTCGCTGGGCAGCACTCTGATGTCCTCGAGAACTTATCACCTGTTGTTCGCAAGCGCGTTGAGGCGCTAAGAGAGATACAG AGCCAACATGACGAATTAGAGGCaaaattttttgaagaaagGTTGGCGCTCGAGGCCAAATACCAGAAATTGTATCAGCCACTGTACTCTCAG CGATTCGATATTGTTAATGGTGTTGTTGAAGCTGAAGGAGTTGCCAAAGAATCTGCCGCTGGACAAGAAGAGGATAAAGAAGCAGCAG AAAAAGGAGTACCCGATTTTTGGCTTTCTGCAATGAAGAATAATGAAGTATTAGCTGAAGAg attACTGAACGTGACGAAGGAGCTCTCAAATACTTGAAAGATGTCAAGTGGTGTAGAATAGACAATCCCAAAGGGTTCAAGATTGACTTCTTTTTTGACACTAATCCCTTCTTTAAAAATTCTGTCTTGTCGAAGACATATCACATGATTGACGAAGATGAGCCAATTCTTGAGAAAGCAATTGG AACCGAGATTGAATGGTATCCAGGAAAATGCCTGACTCAGAAACTACTTAAGAAGAAGCCGAAGAAGGGATCAAAGAATGCCAAGCCAATCACTAAGACTGAAAACTGTGAAagttttttcaacttttttagtCCACCTCAAGTGCccgatgatgatgaagatatTGATGAGGATACC GCTGAGGAGCTTCAAAATCAGATGGAGCAAGATTACGATATTGG GTCAACCATTCGAGACAAGATCATCCCCCATGCTGTCTCATGGTTTACAGGGGAGGCTATTCAAGATGAGGATTTTGAGGACATGGACAACGATGATGATGACGACGACAATGACGATGATGAGGAGGATGAGGATGATGAGGAGGATGATGAGGAGGATGATGACGAAGACGAGGATGAAGATCAAGGGAAGTCCAGGAAAAAG TTGTCAGCTGGGAACAAG AAGGGTGGAAGAGGAGCAGCAGCTGGGGGTGATGGTCAGCAGCAGGGGGAGAGGCCTCCGGAATGCAAGCAGCAGTAG
- the LOC111805864 gene encoding lycopene epsilon cyclase, chloroplastic-like — MECMGLAARNFAAMAASNSPSLASTGTRRFRLFCRKESRQFSLRRRSMLVMAGAGSESCTAVREGFADDEDYIKGGGSELLFVQMQQNKTMEMQSKLADVLPPISIGNDVLDLVVIGCGPAGLALAAESAALGLKVGLIGPDLPFTNNYGVWEDEFNDLGLEGCIEHVWPDTVIYLDDKDPVLIGRAYGRVSRHLLHEELLKKCTKSGVSYLNSRVDSIIETTTGHSLVACEHDIFVPCRLATVASGAASGKLLQYEVGGPKVSVQTAYGVEVEVENNPYDPRLMVFMDYRNHAKQDNSSLEAQYPTFLYAMPMSPTKVFFEETCLASKEAMPFDLLKKKLMSRLKTMGIRIVKTYEEEWSYIPVGGSLPNTEQKNLAFGAAASMVHPATGYSVVRSLSEAPKYASVIAKVLKQGQLKDGLASGRSYGNISMQAWNTLWPQERKRQRAFFLFGLALIVQLDIEGIRTFFRTFFQLPDWMWQGFLGSTLSSADLALFALYMFVIAPNDLRMCLVKHLVSDPTGANMIRTYLTVA, encoded by the exons ATGGAGTGTATGGGACTCGCTGCTCGGAATTTTGCAGCAATGGCAGCTTCTAATAGCCCTAGCTTAGCTTCAACGGGAACAAGAAGATTCCGGTTGTTTTGTAGAAAAGAAAGCCGTCAGTTCAGTTTGCGTCGGCGTTCGATGCTTGTTATGGCCGGTGCCGGAAGTGAGAGTTGCACTGCAGTCAGAGAAGGATTTGCAGACGATGAAGATTACATTAAGGGCGGTGGCTCTGAGCTTCTGTTTGTTCAAATGCAGCAGAACAAGACGATGGAGATGCAGTCCAAGCTCGCAGACGTG CTACCGCCAATATCAATTGGAAATGACGTATTGGACTTGGTGGTCATTGGTTGTGGTCCTGCTGGTCTTGCTCTGGCTGCGGAATCGGCTGCTTTGGGATTAAAAGTTGGACTCATTGGTCCAGATCTACCTTTTACAAATAACTATGGCGTGTGGGAAGATGAATTCAATG ATCTTGGGCTTGAAGGGTGTATAGAGCATGTATGGCCGGATACGGTCATATATCTTGATGACAAGGATCCTGTTCTTATTGGCCGTGCATATGGACGTGTTAGCAGGCATTTGCTCCACGAGGAGCTGCTTAAAAA GTGTACCAAGTCAGGTGTTTCATATCTCAACTCCAGAGTGGACAGCATTATTGAAACTACCACTGGCCATAGCCTTGTAGCCTGTGAACATGATATTTTTGTCCCGTGCAG ACTCGCAACAGTTGCATCAGGAGCAGCTTCAGGTAAATTGCTGCAGTATGAGGTTGGTGGGCCAAAGGTGTCTGTCCAAACAGCTTACGGTGTGGAGGTTGAG GTGGAAAACAATCCTTACGATCCACGTCTTATGGTTTTTATGGACTACAGGAACCACGCAAAACAAGACAACTCATCTTTAGAAGCACAATATCCTACATTTCTGTACGCCATGCCCATGTCTCCGACAAAAGTATTCTTCGAG GAAACTTGCTTAGCTTCAAAAGAAGCTATGCCATTTGATCtcttaaagaaaaaacttatGTCAAGATTAAAGACTATGGGGATCCGAATTGTGAAAACATATGAGGAG GAATGGTCTTATATTCCAGTTGGTGGTTCCTTGCCAAACACAGAGCAGAAAAACCTCGCATTTGGTGCAGCTGCCAGCATGGTGCATCCAGCCACAG GTTATTCAGTTGTTAGATCTCTGTCTGAAGCTCCAAAATATGCTTCTGTTATTGCAAAAGTTTTGAAGCAAGGACAGCTGAAGGATGGTCTTGCTAGCGGAAGAAGCTATGGGAATATCTCAATGCAGG CTTGGAACACGCTTTGGCCACAAGAAAGGAAGCGCCAGAGAGCATTTTTTCTGTTTGGGCTTGCACTGATTGTTCAACTGGACATTGAGGGCATTCGTACATTTTTCCGGACTTTCTTCCAATTGCCAGATTG GATGTGGCAGGGATTTCTTGGGTCTACATTGTCTTCAGCAGACCTCGCACTTTTTGCGTTGTATATGTTCGTCATTGCTCCAAATGACCTAAGAATGTGCCTCGTGAAACATCTTGTTTCTGATCCCACTGGAGCAAACATGATAAGAACATATCTCACAGTAGCTTGA
- the LOC111805866 gene encoding casein kinase 1-like protein 2 isoform X2 yields the protein MDLLGPSLEDLFNFCSRKLSLKTVLMLADQMINRVEFVHSKSFLHRDIKPDNFLMGLGRRANQVYIIDFGLAKKYRDSSTHQHIPYRENKNLTGTARYASMNTHLGIEQSRRDDLESLGYVLMYFLRGSLPWQGLKAGTKKQKYEKISEKKVSTSIEALCRGYPSEFASYFHYCRSLRFDDKPDYAYLKRIFRDLFIREGFQFDYVFDWTILKYQQSQLVTPPTRAPGAVAGTSSGIPPGIANADRQTGGEEAQLAGMSLLDSSRRRASGLAMNSGTFAKQKSPIANDIAVPAPKDAVFSGANIVGRSSGSSRRAVVSSSRDPYMVSESDPHRSQTTDASPGALHKSMSAQRRPPVGPEDPKRSASGRHTGYVKNYDSALKGIEGLQLENEERVHY from the exons ATGGACTTGCTCGGTCCTAGTCTCGAAGATCTATTTAACTTCTGTAGCAGAAAGCTTTCTTTGAAGACAGTCCTTATGCTTGCAGATCAAATG ATCAACCGTGTTGAATTTGTCCATTCTAAATCCTTTCTACATCGGGATATTAAGCCGGACAATTTTCTGATGGGGCTAGGAAGGCGTGCAAATCAG GTTTACATCATTGACTTTGGTCTTGCTAAGAAGTACAGAGATAGTTCTACACACCAACACATTCCTTACAG agaaaacaagaatttgaCTGGAACTGCAAGATATGCTAGCATGAACACCCACCTTGGGATAG AGCAAAGTCGAAGGGATGACTTGGAGTCTCTTGGTTATGTCCTTATGTACTTCTTAAGAGGAAG TCTTCCTTGGCAGGGACTGAAAGCAGGAACCAAGAAGCAGAAGTATGAGAAAATTAGTGAGAAAAAAGTTTCTACCTCTATTGAG GCATTATGCCGTGGATATCCATCAGAATTTGCGTCATATTTCCATTACTGCCGATCACTACGTTTTGATGATAAGCCGGATTATGCTTATCtgaaaagaatatttcgtgATCTCTTTATTCGTGAAG GTTTCCAGTTTGATTACGTGTTTGACTGGACGATTTTGAAGTACCAGCAGTCGCAGCTGGTTACGCCTCCAACCCGTGCCCCA GGTGCCGTTGCCGGAACCAGTTCTGGAATCCCTCCTGGCATAGCGAATGCAGATAGACAGACAG GTGGAGAGGAGGCTCAACTAGCTGGGATGTCTTTGCTGGATTCATCTAGGCGGAGGGCATCCGGGCTGGCTATGAATTCTGGAACTTTTGCCAAACAGAAGAGTCCAATTGCCAATGATATTGCAGTTCCAGCTCCTAAGGATGCCGTG TTTTCAGGCGCTAATATTGTGGGGCGATCAAGTGGGTCATCAAGACGTGCTGTTGTGTCGAGCAGCCGGGATCCTTACATGGTAAGCGAATCAGATCCACACCGCTCCCAAACGACGGATGCTAGTCCCGGGGCATTGCACAAGAGCATGAGTGCACAGAGAAGACCACCAGTTGGACCAGAGGATCCGAAGAGAAGCGCGTCCGGAAGACACACAGGATATGTAAAGAACTATGACTCTGCTTTGAAGGGAATCGAAGGACTGCAGTTGGAGAATGAGGAGAGGGTACATTATTAA
- the LOC111805692 gene encoding heat stress transcription factor A-2-like, which translates to MINQTTLSGGGGGGGGGGGCPDGAATASGDIMDQRSVKEEEMEVSTETMGGGGGESDCGGGGDGGWASSATAKPMEGLHEVGPAPFLKKTYEMVEDPETDPVVSWSEGGNSFIVWDSHKLSITLLPKYFKHSNFSSFIRQLNTYGFRKIDSDKWEFANEGFQGGKKHLLKNIKRRSRYNSYKKQQQQHHLGMPMGLQDLSKHSLVEAELQALKSDNNILRVEMLKLREQQQDSQNQLTMVEDRVRCVESKHQQMLSFVSKMSRNPGFCRQLVQRRMLRKKLMNNGDEFGNNRRLLAMQGHQNLTHSELLSTEMFPQAIEPGPVVLEPPVRASTMVDEDSDSKFFLELEDLIQKPPPPPPPPQDCPSAYVKQQAFHGFVGSIP; encoded by the exons ATGATTAACCAAACAACCCTCtctggcggtggcggtggcggtggcggtggcggtggctgCCCCGACGGCGCTGCAACTGCAAGCGGTGACATCATGGATCAAAGGAGTGTTAAGGAAGAGGAGATGGAAGTAAGCACGGAGACGATGGGGGGCGGTGGAGGCGAATCTGATTGCGGCGGCGGAGGCGATGGGGGTTGGGCGTCATCGGCGACGGCGAAACCAATGGAAGGGTTGCATGAGGTGGGGCCGGCGCCGTTCCTGAAGAAGACGTATGAGATGGTGGAGGATCCGGAAACCGACCCGGTTGTATCTTGGAGCGAAGGCGGTAATAGCTTCATTGTTTGGGATTCTCATAAACTCTCCATCACTCTTCTCCCCAAATACTTCAAGCACTCCAATTTCTCCAGCTTCATCCGCCAGCTCAACACTTAT GGTTTTAGGAAGATTGATAGTGATAAATGGGAGTTTGCAAATGAAGGGTTTCAAGGAGGGAAGAAGCATTTACTGAAGaacataaaaagaagaagcaggTATAACAGTTACaagaagcagcagcagcagcatcatTTGGGCATGCCCATGGGCTTACAAGATTTGTCAAAGCACTCACTTGTGGAAGCAGAACTACAAGCTTTGAAGTCCGACAACAacattttgagagtagagATGTTGAAACTGAGAGAGCAGCAGCAGGACTCACAGAACCAGCTCACCATGGTTGAAGACCGAGTCCGATGCGTCGAGTCCAAGCACCAACAGATGCTCTCTTTCGTCTCTAAAATGTCCAGAAACCCCGGGTTTTGTCGACAGTTGGTGCAGAGGAGAATGCTGAGGAAGAAGCTGATGAACAATGGGGATGAGTTTGGAAACAACAGAAGGTTACTTGCAATGCAAGGCCATCAAAATCTCACCCACTCTGAACTGCTCAGTACTGAAATGTTTCCACAAGCTATCGAACCCGGACCGGTCGTGCTCGAGCCGCCGGTCCGAGCCTCCACAATGGTTGATGAAGACAGTGACTCCAAATTCTTCCTGGAATTGGAGGATCTCATCCAGaagcctcctcctcctcctcctcctcctcaggATTGCCCCTCAGCTTATGTAAAGCAACAAGCTTTCCATGGATTTGTTGGATCCATTCCATGA
- the LOC111805863 gene encoding diacylglycerol O-acyltransferase 1A isoform X1: MAIADMLESTTPSESSLSDLDASRFLRRRPGATTAGVESETNLRPNVRGTDSSPSDHAGANGLSAAKRCEEDIDRNYAAQNPNLTETAKDPGDKAESRGNAKFDVSSVIFAYRPSAPAHKRVTESPLSSDAIFRQSHAGLFNLCIVVLVAVNSRLIIENLMKYGLLIQTGFWFSSRSLRDWPLLMCCLSLPVFPLSAFLVEKLALQKYISEPVIVFLHIIITTATILYPVLMILRFDSAVLSGVTLMAFASITWLKLVSYAHTNHDMRKISRSVNQGDVLPSSLDSNYYPHNVSFKSLVYFMLAPTLCYQPSYPRTTHIRKGWVVRQFIKLIIFTGVMGFIIEQYINPIVRNSQHPLKGNLLYATERILKLSVPNLYVWLCMFYCLFHLWLNILAELLCFGDREFYKDWWNAKTVEEYWRMWNMPVHKWMVRHVYFPCLRNGIPKGVAVVIAFLISAVFHELCIAVPCHMFKLWAFIGIMFQVPLVWITKYLQDVFQNSMVGNMIFWSIFSILGQPMSVLLYYHDLMNRKGID, from the exons ATGGCGATCGCCGACATGCTTGAGAGTACAACCCCCTCGGAAAGCTCTTTAAGCGACTTGGATGCCAGCCGTTTCCTCCGTAG GAGACCCGGTGCTACCACCGCTGGAGTGGAGTCCGAGACAAATTTGAGACCAAACGTTCGTGGAACGGATTCTTCGCCTTCAGATCATGCAGGTGCTAATGGTTTATCGGCTGCCAAGAGATGTGAGGAGGATATAGATCGAAATTACGCGGCTCAAAATCCGAATCTAACGGAAACGGCGAAGGATCCTGGTGACAAGGCCGAGAGTCGAGGCAACGCCAAGTTTGATGTTTCCTCTGTGATTTTTGCTTATCGGCCTTCTGCGCCGGCTCATAAGCGAGTAACGGAAAGTCCTCTAAGCTCTGATGCGATATTCCGACAG AGCCACGCAGGTCTGTTCAACCTCTGTATAGTTGTGCTTGTTGCGGTAAACAGCAGACTAATCATTGAGAATCTTATGAAG TATGGCTTGTTAATTCAAACTGGTTTTTGGTTTAGTTCAAGATCCTTGCGAGACTGGCCACTTCTAATGTGTTG CCTTTCTCTCCCTGTATTCCCCCTTTCAGCTTTTCTTGTTGAGAAGTTGGCTTTACAGAAATATATATCTGAGCCT GTTATTGTTTTCCTACATATTATCATTACAACTGCTACAATTCTGTATCCAGTACTTATGATTCTCAG GTTTGACTCTGCTGTTTTATCTGGTGTAACTTTGATGGCCTTTGCATCAATTACCTGGTTGAAATTGGTTTCATATGCCCATACAAATCATGACATGAGAAAGATTTCCAGATCAGTTAATCAG GGAGATGTATTGCCTAGTTCCCTGGATTCAAACTACTACCCTCACAATGTTAGCTTCAAGAGTTTGGTCTACTTTATGCTTGCTCCAACATTATGTTATCAG CCAAGCTACCCACGAACAACACACATACGAAAGGGTTGGGTAGTTCGACAGtttattaaactaataatattCACAGGGGTTATGGGTTTCATTATTGAACAG TACATAAATCCCATTGTCCGAAATTCTCAACACCCTTTAAAGGGTAACCTTTTGTATGCAACAGAGAGGATCCTAAAGCTTTCTGTGCCAAATTTGTATGTTTGGCTCTGCATGTTCTACTGTCTTTTCCACCTTTG GTTAAATATATTGGCTGAGCTTCTTTGTTTTGGAGATCGTGAGTTCTACAAGGACTGGTGGAATGCCAAAACAGTTGAAGAG TATTGGAGAATGTGGAACATG CCTGTCCACAAATGGATGGTTCGCCATGTCTATTTTCCATGCCTAAGGAATGGGATACCGAAG GGAGTTGCTGTCGTAATAGCATTTCTAATTTCTGCGGTGTTCCATGAG CTGTGCATTGCTGTTCCTTGCCACATGTTCAAGCTTTGGGCGTTCATTGGAATTATGTTTCAG GTTCCGCTGGTTTGGATAACGAAGTACCTACAAGATGTGTTCCAAAACTCTATG GTTGGGAACATGATCTTCTGGTCCATATTTAGCATTCTTGGTCAACCGATGAGCGTCCTACTGTACTATCATGATTTGATGAACCGCAAAGGGATCGACTAA
- the LOC111805863 gene encoding diacylglycerol O-acyltransferase 1A isoform X2, whose protein sequence is MAIADMLESTTPSESSLSDLDASRFLRRRPGATTAGVEPGATTAGVESETNLRPNVRGTDSSPSDHAGANGLSAAKRCEEDIDRNYAAQNPNLTETAKDPGDKAESRGNAKFDVSSVIFAYRPSAPAHKRVTESPLSSDAIFRQSHAGLFNLCIVVLVAVNSRLIIENLMKYGLLIQTGFWFSSRSLRDWPLLMCCLSLPVFPLSAFLVEKLALQKYISEPVIVFLHIIITTATILYPVLMILRFDSAVLSGVTLMAFASITWLKLVSYAHTNHDMRKISRSVNQGDVLPSSLDSNYYPHNVSFKSLVYFMLAPTLCYQPSYPRTTHIRKGWVVRQFIKLIIFTGVMGFIIEQYINPIVRNSQHPLKGNLLYATERILKLSVPNLYVWLCMFYCLFHLWLNILAELLCFGDREFYKDWWNAKTVEEYWRMWNMPVHKWMVRHVYFPCLRNGIPKGVAVVIAFLISAVFHELCIAVPCHMFKLWAFIGIMFQVPLVWITKYLQDVFQNSMVGNMIFWSIFSILGQPMSVLLYYHDLMNRKGID, encoded by the exons ATGGCGATCGCCGACATGCTTGAGAGTACAACCCCCTCGGAAAGCTCTTTAAGCGACTTGGATGCCAGCCGTTTCCTCCGTAGGAGACCGGGTGCTACCACCGCTGGAGTGGA ACCCGGTGCTACCACCGCTGGAGTGGAGTCCGAGACAAATTTGAGACCAAACGTTCGTGGAACGGATTCTTCGCCTTCAGATCATGCAGGTGCTAATGGTTTATCGGCTGCCAAGAGATGTGAGGAGGATATAGATCGAAATTACGCGGCTCAAAATCCGAATCTAACGGAAACGGCGAAGGATCCTGGTGACAAGGCCGAGAGTCGAGGCAACGCCAAGTTTGATGTTTCCTCTGTGATTTTTGCTTATCGGCCTTCTGCGCCGGCTCATAAGCGAGTAACGGAAAGTCCTCTAAGCTCTGATGCGATATTCCGACAG AGCCACGCAGGTCTGTTCAACCTCTGTATAGTTGTGCTTGTTGCGGTAAACAGCAGACTAATCATTGAGAATCTTATGAAG TATGGCTTGTTAATTCAAACTGGTTTTTGGTTTAGTTCAAGATCCTTGCGAGACTGGCCACTTCTAATGTGTTG CCTTTCTCTCCCTGTATTCCCCCTTTCAGCTTTTCTTGTTGAGAAGTTGGCTTTACAGAAATATATATCTGAGCCT GTTATTGTTTTCCTACATATTATCATTACAACTGCTACAATTCTGTATCCAGTACTTATGATTCTCAG GTTTGACTCTGCTGTTTTATCTGGTGTAACTTTGATGGCCTTTGCATCAATTACCTGGTTGAAATTGGTTTCATATGCCCATACAAATCATGACATGAGAAAGATTTCCAGATCAGTTAATCAG GGAGATGTATTGCCTAGTTCCCTGGATTCAAACTACTACCCTCACAATGTTAGCTTCAAGAGTTTGGTCTACTTTATGCTTGCTCCAACATTATGTTATCAG CCAAGCTACCCACGAACAACACACATACGAAAGGGTTGGGTAGTTCGACAGtttattaaactaataatattCACAGGGGTTATGGGTTTCATTATTGAACAG TACATAAATCCCATTGTCCGAAATTCTCAACACCCTTTAAAGGGTAACCTTTTGTATGCAACAGAGAGGATCCTAAAGCTTTCTGTGCCAAATTTGTATGTTTGGCTCTGCATGTTCTACTGTCTTTTCCACCTTTG GTTAAATATATTGGCTGAGCTTCTTTGTTTTGGAGATCGTGAGTTCTACAAGGACTGGTGGAATGCCAAAACAGTTGAAGAG TATTGGAGAATGTGGAACATG CCTGTCCACAAATGGATGGTTCGCCATGTCTATTTTCCATGCCTAAGGAATGGGATACCGAAG GGAGTTGCTGTCGTAATAGCATTTCTAATTTCTGCGGTGTTCCATGAG CTGTGCATTGCTGTTCCTTGCCACATGTTCAAGCTTTGGGCGTTCATTGGAATTATGTTTCAG GTTCCGCTGGTTTGGATAACGAAGTACCTACAAGATGTGTTCCAAAACTCTATG GTTGGGAACATGATCTTCTGGTCCATATTTAGCATTCTTGGTCAACCGATGAGCGTCCTACTGTACTATCATGATTTGATGAACCGCAAAGGGATCGACTAA
- the LOC111805866 gene encoding casein kinase 1-like protein 1 isoform X1 has product MEPRVGNKFRLGRKIGSGSFGEIYLGTNIQTNEEVAIKLENVKTKHPQLLYESKLYRILQGGTGIPNVRWFGVEGDYNVLVMDLLGPSLEDLFNFCSRKLSLKTVLMLADQMINRVEFVHSKSFLHRDIKPDNFLMGLGRRANQVYIIDFGLAKKYRDSSTHQHIPYRENKNLTGTARYASMNTHLGIEQSRRDDLESLGYVLMYFLRGSLPWQGLKAGTKKQKYEKISEKKVSTSIEALCRGYPSEFASYFHYCRSLRFDDKPDYAYLKRIFRDLFIREGFQFDYVFDWTILKYQQSQLVTPPTRAPGAVAGTSSGIPPGIANADRQTGGEEAQLAGMSLLDSSRRRASGLAMNSGTFAKQKSPIANDIAVPAPKDAVFSGANIVGRSSGSSRRAVVSSSRDPYMVSESDPHRSQTTDASPGALHKSMSAQRRPPVGPEDPKRSASGRHTGYVKNYDSALKGIEGLQLENEERVHY; this is encoded by the exons ATGGAGCCTCGCGTTGGGAATAAGTTTCGCCTTGGCCGGAAGATCGGTAGCGGCTCGTTCGGGGAGATCTATCTTG GTACTAATATACAGACGAATGAAGAGGTTGCAATTAAACTT GAAAATGTCAAGACGAAGCATCCTCAGTTGCTTTACGAGTCTAAGTTATACAGAATTCTTCAGGGAGGAA CTGGGATACCTAATGTAAGATGGTTTGGAGTTGAGGGAGACTACAATGTACTTGTAATGGACTTGCTCGGTCCTAGTCTCGAAGATCTATTTAACTTCTGTAGCAGAAAGCTTTCTTTGAAGACAGTCCTTATGCTTGCAGATCAAATG ATCAACCGTGTTGAATTTGTCCATTCTAAATCCTTTCTACATCGGGATATTAAGCCGGACAATTTTCTGATGGGGCTAGGAAGGCGTGCAAATCAG GTTTACATCATTGACTTTGGTCTTGCTAAGAAGTACAGAGATAGTTCTACACACCAACACATTCCTTACAG agaaaacaagaatttgaCTGGAACTGCAAGATATGCTAGCATGAACACCCACCTTGGGATAG AGCAAAGTCGAAGGGATGACTTGGAGTCTCTTGGTTATGTCCTTATGTACTTCTTAAGAGGAAG TCTTCCTTGGCAGGGACTGAAAGCAGGAACCAAGAAGCAGAAGTATGAGAAAATTAGTGAGAAAAAAGTTTCTACCTCTATTGAG GCATTATGCCGTGGATATCCATCAGAATTTGCGTCATATTTCCATTACTGCCGATCACTACGTTTTGATGATAAGCCGGATTATGCTTATCtgaaaagaatatttcgtgATCTCTTTATTCGTGAAG GTTTCCAGTTTGATTACGTGTTTGACTGGACGATTTTGAAGTACCAGCAGTCGCAGCTGGTTACGCCTCCAACCCGTGCCCCA GGTGCCGTTGCCGGAACCAGTTCTGGAATCCCTCCTGGCATAGCGAATGCAGATAGACAGACAG GTGGAGAGGAGGCTCAACTAGCTGGGATGTCTTTGCTGGATTCATCTAGGCGGAGGGCATCCGGGCTGGCTATGAATTCTGGAACTTTTGCCAAACAGAAGAGTCCAATTGCCAATGATATTGCAGTTCCAGCTCCTAAGGATGCCGTG TTTTCAGGCGCTAATATTGTGGGGCGATCAAGTGGGTCATCAAGACGTGCTGTTGTGTCGAGCAGCCGGGATCCTTACATGGTAAGCGAATCAGATCCACACCGCTCCCAAACGACGGATGCTAGTCCCGGGGCATTGCACAAGAGCATGAGTGCACAGAGAAGACCACCAGTTGGACCAGAGGATCCGAAGAGAAGCGCGTCCGGAAGACACACAGGATATGTAAAGAACTATGACTCTGCTTTGAAGGGAATCGAAGGACTGCAGTTGGAGAATGAGGAGAGGGTACATTATTAA